In Paractinoplanes brasiliensis, the following proteins share a genomic window:
- a CDS encoding response regulator — MTAATRADGTPIEVLLVEDDPGDVLMTQEAFEEHKVRNRLNVVSDGAEALAYLRREGDYADAVRPDLILLDLNLPKRDGREVLEEIKKDQELGRIPVVVLTTSSADEDILRSYQLHANAYVTKPVDFERFITVIRQIDEFFVSVVKLPPRA, encoded by the coding sequence ATGACGGCTGCGACACGGGCCGACGGCACCCCCATCGAGGTGCTGCTGGTCGAGGACGATCCGGGCGACGTGCTGATGACCCAGGAGGCGTTCGAGGAACACAAGGTTCGTAACCGGCTCAACGTCGTCTCCGACGGCGCCGAGGCGCTGGCCTACCTGCGGCGCGAGGGCGACTACGCCGACGCCGTACGCCCCGACCTGATCCTGCTCGACCTCAACCTGCCCAAGCGGGACGGCCGTGAGGTGCTCGAAGAGATCAAGAAGGACCAGGAACTGGGCCGTATCCCGGTCGTCGTGCTCACCACCTCGTCCGCCGACGAGGACATCCTGCGCAGCTACCAGTTGCACGCGAACGCGTACGTGACCAAGCCGGTCGACTTCGAGCGGTTCATCACGGTCATCCGCCAGATCGACGAGTTCTTCGTCAGCGTCGTGAAGCTGCCGCCGCGTGCTTGA